CGAGGCGCTGAAGCTCTGAACAAGAAACAACCGAATCAACCAACAAGGATCGACAAACCGATGGCCAAAATCGTCGTGGTGACCTCCGGCAAGGGAGGGGTGGGCAAGACCACCACCAGTGCGAGCTTTGCATCCGGGCTGGCGCTCGCCGGGCACAAGACCGCCGTGATCGACTTCGACGTCGGTCTGCGCAACCTCGACCTGATCATGGGCTGCGAACGCCGCGTGGTGTACGACCTGATCAACGTGATCCACAACGAGGCGAACCTGAACCAGGCGCTGATCAAGGACAAGCAGTGCGACAACCTGTTCGTGCTGGCCGCCTCGCAGACGCGCGACAAGGACGCGCTGACGCAGGACGGCGTCGAGCGCGTGCTGAAGGAACTCGCCGAGATGGACTTCGAGTACATCGTCTGCGACTCGCCGGCCGGCATCGAGACCGGCGCGCTGATGGCGATGCACTTCGCCGATGAAGCGCTGATCGTCACGAACCCCGAGGTCTCCTCGGTGCGCGACTCCGACCGCATCCTCGGCATGCTGTCGTCGAAAACCAAGCGTGCCATCGAAGGCCAGGACCCCATCAAGGAACACCTGCTGATCACGCGCTACAACCCGTCGCGTGTGGTGGGCGGCCAGATGCTCTCGCTGGAGGACATCCAGGAGATCCTGCGCACGCCGTTGATCGGCGTGGTCCCCGAATCCGAGTCCGTGCTGGACGCGTCCAACCAGGGCCTGCCGGCCATCCACCTGAAGGACACCGACGTGGCGGAAGCCTACAAGGACGTGGTCGCACGGTTCCTTGGCGAGGAACGCCCGATGCGGTTCACCGATGCCGAAAAGCCCGGGTTCTTCAAGCGCCTGTTCGGCGGGAGGTAAGCAACGATGTCGTTTCTCTCGTTTCTTCTCGGGGAGAAAAAGAAGACCGCCAGCGTCGCCAAGGAGCGGCTGCAGATCATCCTCGCGCATGAGCGCAACGGCCGCTCGGCATCGTCCGACTACCTGCCGCAGCTCCAGCGCGAACTGGTGGCGGTGATTTCCAAGTACGTGTCGATCAAGCCCGAGGACATCAAGGTGAACCTCGAGCGCACCGACAACCTGGAAGTGCTCGACATCAAGATCGAGCTCCCGGACGCAGCTCGCTGACGCGTCGCACCGGTTGACGCGCGGGCGTTCGCCCGCGAAGATGCCCGCGTGCAAAAGGTCTTTCCCTCCTCCTGCTGATCGCATGGACGCTCCGGCGTCCATGCCCCCGCAGCCGCGCTGGCCGTGAGGCCGGGCGCGGGTTCCCGTCACGGCCGCCCGCCGCTGGACCGGCCTTCCGGAAAGACCTTCGTCATGACTTCTTCCCTCCTCACGGTGTCCGGTGTCTCCGGCCACCTGGGCCGCTTCGCGGCCTCGCACCTCCTCGACCTCGGCGTGCCGCACCTGCGTGGCACCAGCCGCACCCCATCACACGCGTCGGACCTGGCCGCGCGCGGCCTGGACGTGCGCCTCGCCGACTTCGGCGACCCGCGCTCGCTCGACGACGCCTGGGGCGGTACCGGCCGGCTGCTGCTGGTCAGCACCGGTGCCGAACACGCGGGC
This genomic stretch from Piscinibacter gummiphilus harbors:
- the minE gene encoding cell division topological specificity factor MinE produces the protein MSFLSFLLGEKKKTASVAKERLQIILAHERNGRSASSDYLPQLQRELVAVISKYVSIKPEDIKVNLERTDNLEVLDIKIELPDAAR
- the minD gene encoding septum site-determining protein MinD, whose translation is MAKIVVVTSGKGGVGKTTTSASFASGLALAGHKTAVIDFDVGLRNLDLIMGCERRVVYDLINVIHNEANLNQALIKDKQCDNLFVLAASQTRDKDALTQDGVERVLKELAEMDFEYIVCDSPAGIETGALMAMHFADEALIVTNPEVSSVRDSDRILGMLSSKTKRAIEGQDPIKEHLLITRYNPSRVVGGQMLSLEDIQEILRTPLIGVVPESESVLDASNQGLPAIHLKDTDVAEAYKDVVARFLGEERPMRFTDAEKPGFFKRLFGGR